A genomic window from Flavobacterium sp. I3-2 includes:
- a CDS encoding nucleotide sugar dehydrogenase, with the protein MKKIKLAIIGLGYVGLPLARLFATKYAVVGFDINQTRIDELRKGIDATQEIENKDLQSVTIDHVPFDSESKGLYCTNQIDDIKEANVFIVTVPTPVDKNNRPNLTPLHKASETISRILKKGDVVIYESTVYPGVTEDECIPILERISSLKFNVDFFAGYSPERINPGDKKHTVDKILKVTSGSTPEIGVFVDNLYKSVIVAGTHLASSIKVAEASKVIENSQRDINIAFVNELAKIFALMDIDTNEVLEAASTKWNFLPFKPGLVGGHCIGVDPFYLAQKAQEIGYYSELILTSRRLNDSMGPFVASQIIKLMIKNDLKIKGGKILNLGITFKENCPDIRNSKAIDVIKALEEYGLEVVTFDPWANPDEVQLEYGFKSMNNIEEIFKISQKIHGFDAVVLTVAHQEFLKLNLRDLLNKDGVVYDVKGALPKNMYDKRL; encoded by the coding sequence ATGAAAAAAATTAAATTAGCAATCATAGGATTGGGCTATGTTGGCCTGCCATTAGCTAGACTTTTTGCTACCAAATATGCAGTAGTTGGTTTTGATATAAATCAAACCAGAATTGATGAATTGAGAAAAGGAATAGATGCAACTCAAGAAATTGAAAATAAAGACTTACAGTCTGTAACCATTGATCATGTGCCTTTTGATTCTGAATCAAAAGGATTGTATTGTACCAATCAAATAGATGACATTAAAGAGGCCAATGTGTTTATCGTAACGGTTCCTACACCGGTTGATAAAAACAACAGGCCCAATTTAACTCCACTCCATAAAGCATCAGAAACCATATCAAGAATTTTGAAAAAAGGCGATGTGGTCATTTATGAATCAACTGTTTATCCTGGGGTAACCGAAGATGAATGTATTCCGATATTAGAACGTATTTCAAGTTTAAAATTTAATGTTGATTTTTTTGCAGGATATTCCCCAGAACGAATAAATCCAGGAGACAAAAAACATACGGTCGATAAAATATTAAAAGTAACTTCAGGTTCCACGCCAGAGATTGGCGTCTTTGTTGATAATTTGTACAAATCAGTAATTGTTGCAGGGACACATTTAGCTTCTTCGATTAAAGTTGCCGAAGCATCTAAAGTTATTGAAAATTCACAACGCGATATTAATATTGCTTTTGTAAATGAATTAGCAAAAATTTTTGCACTAATGGATATTGATACAAATGAAGTCCTTGAAGCAGCAAGTACCAAATGGAATTTTCTGCCTTTCAAGCCAGGATTGGTTGGAGGACATTGTATCGGAGTTGATCCATTTTATCTTGCTCAAAAAGCTCAAGAAATTGGGTATTATTCAGAATTAATCCTAACTTCAAGACGTTTAAATGATTCTATGGGGCCTTTTGTAGCTTCTCAAATTATCAAATTGATGATAAAAAATGATTTAAAAATAAAAGGTGGTAAAATATTAAACTTAGGAATTACTTTCAAAGAAAATTGTCCTGATATTCGAAATTCAAAAGCCATTGATGTAATTAAAGCATTAGAAGAATATGGACTTGAAGTAGTAACGTTCGATCCATGGGCAAATCCAGATGAAGTACAGCTTGAATATGGTTTTAAATCAATGAATAACATCGAAGAAATTTTTAAAATCAGCCAAAAAATTCACGGTTTTGATGCAGTTGTATTAACTGTTGCTCATCAAGAATTTCTAAAATTAAATTTACGCGATTTATTAAATAAAGATGGGGTTGTTTATGATGTAAAAGGCGCTTTACCTAAAAATATGTACGACAAAAGATTGTAA
- a CDS encoding anion permease, with protein sequence MKEVNLVKLAITLAVGIAIWFCPIPEGVVPEAWHLFAIFVATIFGIILKAAPMGTMCMIAVGLTASFQLLAPGEPGKSITLSLKGFGDKVIWLIGISFFIARGFIKTGLGNRIAYLFIKVFGKTTLGLAYGIGLADLVLAPAIPSNTARGGGIIYPIMKATALNFDSDPQKPETHRKLGSFLTLNCYYANLIGSAMFLTGTASNPMCQKFAADMGLKITWMSWAQAAIIPGLVAFLLMPLVLYKIFPPELKKTADAPKIATEKLKEMGPFKTSEILMLVTFFILLGLWITGDLFSIDATTTAFIGLAILLLSSVLTWDDVKSEKGAWDTIVWFAVLVMMASSLNELGFIKWFSSLIETQMGGMDWHYAFPLILAVYFFSHYMFASATAHVAAMYAALLAVGISLGVPGLLLALMLGFTGSLYGTLTHYGHGPAPVFFGSGYVELKSWWIYGLIIGLFLMLIFLVVGTSWMRMIGAY encoded by the coding sequence ATGAAAGAAGTTAATTTAGTAAAACTAGCCATTACACTTGCGGTTGGAATTGCCATTTGGTTTTGTCCTATTCCAGAAGGAGTTGTACCTGAAGCTTGGCATTTGTTTGCCATTTTTGTGGCTACTATTTTCGGTATTATTTTAAAAGCGGCACCCATGGGAACCATGTGTATGATTGCTGTTGGCTTAACTGCAAGCTTTCAATTACTTGCTCCGGGTGAACCTGGTAAATCAATCACTTTAAGTTTAAAAGGTTTTGGAGATAAAGTCATTTGGTTGATTGGAATTTCATTTTTTATCGCTCGTGGTTTTATCAAAACCGGTTTAGGAAACAGAATCGCTTATTTATTCATCAAGGTTTTCGGAAAAACAACTTTGGGATTAGCATACGGAATTGGACTAGCTGATTTGGTTTTAGCTCCTGCAATTCCGAGTAACACAGCTCGTGGTGGAGGTATTATTTATCCGATTATGAAAGCTACTGCTTTGAATTTTGATTCTGATCCACAAAAGCCAGAAACACATCGTAAATTAGGTTCGTTCTTAACATTAAATTGTTATTATGCTAATTTAATTGGTTCGGCGATGTTCTTAACCGGAACAGCAAGTAACCCCATGTGTCAAAAATTTGCCGCTGATATGGGATTAAAAATCACTTGGATGTCTTGGGCACAAGCAGCAATTATTCCTGGTTTGGTAGCTTTTTTATTGATGCCTTTGGTATTGTATAAAATATTCCCTCCTGAATTAAAGAAAACTGCCGATGCTCCAAAAATTGCAACAGAAAAGCTAAAAGAAATGGGACCTTTTAAGACATCCGAAATTTTGATGTTGGTTACTTTCTTTATCCTTCTTGGTTTATGGATTACAGGCGATTTGTTTAGTATTGATGCTACCACAACGGCATTTATTGGTTTAGCAATTTTATTACTAAGTTCTGTTTTAACATGGGATGATGTAAAATCAGAAAAAGGTGCTTGGGACACCATTGTTTGGTTTGCTGTTTTAGTAATGATGGCAAGTTCACTGAACGAATTAGGATTTATTAAATGGTTTAGTAGTTTAATTGAAACGCAAATGGGTGGTATGGATTGGCATTATGCGTTTCCGCTTATATTAGCTGTATATTTCTTTAGCCATTATATGTTTGCAAGTGCCACAGCTCACGTTGCAGCAATGTATGCCGCTTTATTAGCTGTTGGAATTTCTTTAGGAGTTCCCGGATTACTTTTGGCATTAATGCTAGGATTCACAGGTTCGTTATACGGAACGCTAACGCATTACGGTCACGGTCCAGCACCTGTATTTTTTGGTAGTGGTTATGTTGAACTAAAATCTTGGTGGATTTATGGTTTAATTATAGGTTTATTTTTAATGCTTATTTTCTTAGTTGTAGGAACTTCTTGGATGCGTATGATTGGGGCATATTAG
- a CDS encoding porin has protein sequence MKQQLIISIFSLFVVQNIQAQEPVYEKIEVHVVETKKEEVKYPKLKLGGVFQARYLANFKKDVDINGLQHSDGKSVDNSFEIKRMRISLAAQISENLELNTLINLADFKNDPKTRVLENAFAKYTVNKHLQIQAGQFRPQFGIEDSHAVDIIKSIDWSNAYYLMGSNGWQSFQIGVSAGGQVDLGKIPMNYSVAITNGNGKNTTDNNNGKHYTSRVWLNLDKKKDFAVGISGGIGEENAHKVYAYGFDFTYKVSLAKNWSVDFRIEGYQATNHVLYASVLATLDEVEAAKLNIDDYMLQGFYILPNLRYEIGNPRFKAIELSLRYEYLDASSKIDSNPRQTWTPMLSLEFLKNYGARLQIGMQFDNYKTNIANTKNYNSSLAFVQFQCRL, from the coding sequence ATGAAACAACAACTTATCATTAGTATTTTTAGCCTATTTGTTGTTCAAAACATTCAAGCTCAGGAACCGGTTTATGAAAAAATAGAAGTACATGTTGTCGAAACCAAAAAAGAAGAAGTAAAATATCCCAAATTAAAATTAGGAGGTGTTTTTCAAGCAAGATATTTGGCTAATTTTAAAAAAGATGTTGATATCAACGGATTACAACATAGCGATGGAAAATCAGTTGATAATTCTTTCGAAATAAAACGTATGCGTATTTCTTTAGCAGCACAAATTTCTGAAAATTTAGAATTGAACACTTTAATCAATTTAGCCGATTTTAAAAATGATCCTAAAACGCGTGTGTTAGAAAATGCATTTGCTAAGTACACGGTTAACAAACATTTACAAATACAAGCCGGGCAATTTAGACCTCAATTTGGAATTGAAGATTCTCATGCGGTTGATATCATCAAATCTATTGATTGGTCGAATGCATATTATTTAATGGGTAGCAATGGTTGGCAAAGTTTTCAGATTGGGGTCTCTGCAGGTGGACAAGTAGATTTGGGAAAAATTCCTATGAATTACTCAGTTGCAATTACTAATGGAAACGGAAAAAACACCACTGATAATAATAATGGAAAACATTATACAAGTAGAGTTTGGTTAAATTTAGATAAAAAGAAAGATTTTGCTGTTGGAATTAGTGGTGGGATTGGTGAGGAAAATGCACATAAAGTATATGCCTACGGTTTCGATTTTACATACAAGGTAAGCTTGGCTAAAAATTGGAGCGTTGATTTTAGAATTGAAGGCTACCAAGCCACCAATCATGTTTTATATGCTAGTGTATTAGCTACATTAGATGAAGTTGAAGCAGCAAAATTAAATATTGATGATTATATGTTACAAGGTTTTTACATACTTCCAAACTTAAGGTACGAGATTGGTAATCCAAGATTTAAGGCAATTGAACTTTCATTACGTTATGAATATTTAGATGCAAGCTCAAAAATAGATTCCAATCCGAGACAAACATGGACGCCCATGCTCAGTTTAGAATTTCTTAAAAACTATGGTGCACGTTTGCAAATCGGAATGCAATTCGATAATTATAAAACCAACATCGCAAACACCAAAAATTACAATTCAAGTTTAGCCTTTGTACAATTTCAATGTAGATTATAA
- a CDS encoding DUF4261 domain-containing protein produces the protein MGFFNFFKKNQAQIPAKESKMLLAMPMFTNGNRYELAKIISHLENYWNLNVVNDDGDDDTAILSIDGERVAIAYIPASIPYEDLENTAKYAYNWKHATDELKHVDGHVIVSIMSGKKTNLERHFLLSKVLCSLLQTSESIGIYQGSQSLLIPKEQYLDYLNDIKNNEIPVPLWIYIGLRPSDFGNSVYTFGLESFNKLELEIVNSKLELEEIFSFIMNISEYVIRNNVSFKDKETVGFSADHKIEISISKGEFVDGLSCKLKL, from the coding sequence ATGGGATTTTTTAATTTCTTTAAAAAAAATCAAGCACAAATACCTGCAAAAGAAAGCAAAATGCTTTTGGCAATGCCCATGTTTACGAACGGTAATCGTTATGAATTGGCAAAAATTATTTCGCATTTAGAAAATTATTGGAACTTAAATGTGGTCAATGACGATGGAGATGATGACACAGCAATATTATCAATTGATGGAGAACGTGTAGCAATTGCTTATATACCTGCTTCAATTCCGTATGAAGATTTAGAAAATACAGCCAAATACGCCTACAATTGGAAGCATGCAACAGATGAACTTAAACATGTAGATGGTCATGTCATTGTTTCTATCATGTCTGGCAAAAAAACAAACTTAGAACGTCATTTTTTACTTTCGAAAGTTTTATGTTCGTTGTTACAAACTTCAGAATCGATAGGAATTTATCAAGGAAGTCAGTCTTTACTTATCCCAAAAGAACAATACCTAGATTATTTGAATGATATAAAAAACAACGAAATTCCGGTTCCGTTATGGATTTACATTGGACTTAGACCCTCTGATTTTGGTAATTCTGTTTATACATTTGGTCTTGAATCTTTTAATAAATTAGAGTTAGAAATTGTAAATTCAAAATTAGAATTAGAAGAAATTTTTTCGTTTATAATGAATATTTCTGAATATGTAATCCGTAATAATGTCAGTTTTAAAGATAAAGAAACAGTAGGTTTTTCTGCCGATCACAAGATTGAAATTTCTATTTCTAAAGGTGAATTTGTCGATGGTTTATCATGTAAACTTAAATTATAA
- a CDS encoding fumarate reductase/succinate dehydrogenase flavoprotein subunit, translating to MKLNAKIPHGPLEEKWSNYKKNARLVNPANRKKLDVIVIGTGLAGASVAASLGEMGYNVKSFCFQDSPRRAHSVAAQGGVNAAKNYKNDGDSIYRMFVDTLKGGDFRAREANVYRLAECSVNLIDQAVAQGVPFGREYGGYLNNRSFGGVQVSRTFYARGQTGQQLLLGTYQALMRQVDKKTVQLFASHEMLDLVVIDGRARGVIVRNLETGAIERHAAHAVVLATGGFGKIYYLSTLAMGCNGSAIWRAYKKGAYFASPSWTQIHPTSLPQSGDYQSKLTLMSESLRNDGRIWVPKNLDEQRIANDIPEQERDYYLERRYPAFGNLAPRDISSRAAKERIDAGYGVGALKNAVYLDFSKAIKEQGQNKIAEKYGNLFTMYEKITGINAYKEPMMISPAAHFSMGGLWVDYELMTTIPGLFALGEANFADHGANRLGANSLLQASVDGYFIAPYTIANYLADQIKEGKISTNHEAFDKAEAESKLKLDQLLQIKGNQTVDYYHKKLGKLLYDYCGLARNKEGLEFAIEAINKLRDEFYKNVNVTGASDRMNAELEKAGRVADYFEIGVLMCYDALTRNESCGAHFREEFQTPDGEAERNDTDFQFISAWEWPGSLDKEPILNKEILTFEFVQPTIRSYK from the coding sequence ATGAAATTAAATGCTAAAATTCCTCATGGACCATTAGAAGAAAAATGGTCAAATTATAAAAAAAATGCTCGTTTAGTTAATCCAGCCAATCGAAAAAAATTAGACGTTATCGTCATAGGAACCGGTTTAGCTGGCGCATCCGTAGCAGCTTCGTTAGGTGAGATGGGTTACAATGTCAAATCGTTTTGCTTTCAAGATTCGCCTAGACGTGCCCATTCAGTAGCTGCTCAAGGTGGTGTAAATGCTGCAAAAAATTACAAAAACGATGGAGACAGCATCTATCGTATGTTTGTTGACACGTTAAAAGGCGGAGATTTTAGAGCACGTGAAGCTAATGTTTACAGACTTGCAGAGTGTTCTGTGAACTTAATTGACCAAGCCGTAGCACAAGGTGTACCATTTGGTAGAGAATACGGCGGTTATTTAAATAATCGTTCGTTTGGTGGTGTTCAAGTAAGTAGAACGTTTTATGCACGCGGACAAACGGGCCAGCAATTACTTTTAGGAACGTATCAAGCGTTAATGCGTCAGGTTGATAAAAAAACGGTACAGCTATTTGCTAGTCACGAAATGTTAGACTTGGTTGTGATTGACGGCCGTGCACGTGGCGTTATTGTTCGTAATCTAGAAACAGGTGCAATCGAACGTCATGCGGCTCATGCGGTGGTTTTAGCTACAGGTGGTTTCGGAAAAATATATTATTTATCGACCTTGGCCATGGGTTGTAACGGTTCGGCAATTTGGCGTGCTTATAAAAAAGGTGCGTATTTTGCATCACCTAGTTGGACACAAATCCACCCTACTTCCCTACCTCAGTCTGGCGATTATCAATCTAAGTTGACTTTAATGTCTGAATCGCTTCGAAACGATGGTCGCATTTGGGTCCCGAAAAATCTAGACGAACAACGTATCGCAAATGATATTCCAGAACAAGAACGCGATTATTATTTAGAACGACGTTATCCAGCTTTTGGAAATTTAGCTCCACGAGATATTTCTTCGCGTGCAGCTAAAGAACGTATCGATGCAGGTTATGGAGTTGGTGCTCTAAAAAATGCGGTTTATTTAGATTTTTCTAAAGCAATAAAAGAACAAGGTCAAAATAAAATTGCCGAGAAATATGGTAATCTCTTTACTATGTATGAAAAGATCACCGGAATCAATGCTTATAAAGAACCTATGATGATCTCACCTGCAGCCCATTTTTCTATGGGTGGCCTTTGGGTGGATTACGAATTAATGACTACAATACCTGGTTTGTTTGCTCTTGGCGAAGCAAATTTTGCCGATCATGGCGCAAACAGATTAGGAGCAAATTCTTTACTGCAAGCGTCTGTTGATGGCTATTTTATTGCTCCATATACCATTGCTAACTATTTGGCTGATCAAATTAAGGAAGGAAAAATCAGTACAAATCATGAAGCTTTTGATAAAGCAGAGGCTGAATCTAAACTAAAACTAGATCAATTACTTCAAATAAAAGGCAATCAAACCGTGGATTACTATCACAAAAAATTAGGTAAATTACTTTATGATTATTGCGGTTTAGCTCGAAATAAGGAAGGTTTAGAATTTGCAATTGAAGCGATTAACAAATTACGAGATGAATTTTATAAGAACGTAAATGTAACAGGTGCTTCTGACCGAATGAATGCGGAGTTAGAAAAAGCAGGTCGTGTAGCAGATTATTTTGAAATTGGTGTTTTGATGTGTTACGATGCATTGACCAGAAATGAATCTTGCGGAGCGCATTTTCGTGAAGAATTCCAAACACCAGACGGAGAAGCTGAACGAAATGATACAGATTTTCAATTTATTTCGGCATGGGAATGGCCTGGATCTTTAGATAAAGAACCGATATTAAATAAAGAAATTTTAACCTTTGAATTTGTGCAACCAACTATTCGTAGTTATAAATAA
- a CDS encoding succinate dehydrogenase/fumarate reductase iron-sulfur subunit, which yields MKLHLKIWRQKNREDQGRLVDYTLDNVNTHMSFLEMLDTLNDELIRKNEEPVEFDHDCREGICGQCGVVINGIAHGPLKNTTTCQLHMREFKDNETIYIEPFRAAGFPIKKDLKVDRTAFDRIISAGGYVSVNTGQAPEANSIPISHEIAESAFDAAACIGCGACVATCKNGSAALFTSAKISQFAQLPQGKIERNARVLKMLHQMDAEDFGHCSNTEACEVECPQGISVLNIARMNYEYNRSRFLKSKK from the coding sequence ATGAAATTACATCTTAAAATATGGCGACAAAAAAATCGTGAAGATCAAGGGCGTTTGGTTGATTATACCTTAGATAACGTGAATACACATATGTCTTTTTTGGAAATGTTAGACACTTTAAACGATGAGTTGATTCGAAAAAACGAAGAGCCTGTTGAGTTTGATCACGATTGTAGGGAAGGAATTTGTGGGCAATGTGGTGTGGTTATCAACGGAATTGCTCATGGACCGTTAAAAAACACTACGACCTGTCAGTTGCACATGCGTGAATTTAAAGACAATGAAACCATTTATATCGAACCTTTCCGTGCAGCAGGATTTCCTATAAAAAAAGATTTAAAAGTAGATCGTACTGCTTTTGATCGTATTATTTCTGCGGGTGGTTATGTTTCTGTAAATACAGGTCAAGCTCCTGAGGCTAACTCAATTCCTATTTCTCATGAAATTGCTGAAAGTGCTTTTGATGCTGCAGCATGTATTGGCTGTGGTGCTTGTGTAGCAACTTGTAAGAATGGAAGTGCTGCCCTATTTACCTCAGCAAAAATTTCGCAATTTGCTCAACTTCCTCAAGGAAAAATAGAACGCAATGCGCGAGTTCTGAAAATGTTACATCAAATGGATGCCGAAGATTTTGGTCATTGTTCCAATACTGAAGCTTGTGAAGTGGAATGTCCGCAAGGTATTTCTGTTTTGAATATTGCGCGTATGAACTACGAATACAATCGTTCTCGCTTTTTAAAATCTAAAAAATAG
- a CDS encoding adenylyltransferase/cytidyltransferase family protein, translating to MKIGITFSAFDLLHAGHIKMLEDAKRQCDYLICGLQTDPTLDRPEKNKPLQSVVERFIQLEGCKYVDQIVPYATEQDLEDILKAFKIDVRILGEEYQDKNFTGRTYCEEKGIELYYNARDHHYSSTRLRTKAAEFEKLKRVI from the coding sequence ATGAAAATTGGAATTACTTTCAGTGCATTTGATTTATTGCACGCAGGGCATATTAAAATGCTAGAGGATGCTAAGCGTCAATGCGATTATTTAATTTGCGGTTTACAAACAGATCCGACTTTAGATCGTCCAGAAAAAAACAAACCTTTACAGAGTGTTGTTGAGCGTTTTATTCAGTTAGAAGGATGTAAATATGTTGATCAAATTGTACCTTACGCTACCGAACAAGATTTAGAAGACATCTTAAAAGCTTTTAAAATTGATGTTCGAATTTTAGGTGAAGAATATCAAGATAAGAATTTTACTGGTAGAACATATTGCGAAGAAAAAGGTATCGAATTGTATTATAATGCAAGAGACCATCATTATTCTTCAACTAGATTAAGAACGAAAGCAGCTGAATTTGAAAAATTAAAAAGAGTTATTTAA
- a CDS encoding DUF6646 family protein produces MKFIKKYLSLITIFGCYDVSNAQMAYDGNSDYKIFVGYINVDGKSGIDFQFDSALTELVSVGVRLNYLIKPGKDNSNEENYGKVFTKVDNILQNYNAGIFVRFHFGPTFKIAETMDPFLGLDASVKSLGAHAGFKYKLSDVIGLYAMYNYSFSSSFAGDTDLENESFINYYGKSNAVSVGVTFNIDY; encoded by the coding sequence ATGAAATTTATAAAAAAATATTTGAGTTTGATTACCATTTTTGGATGTTATGACGTGTCAAACGCACAAATGGCTTATGATGGTAATAGTGATTATAAAATATTTGTTGGATATATAAATGTTGATGGTAAATCAGGTATTGATTTTCAATTCGATTCGGCTTTGACAGAATTAGTTTCTGTTGGAGTAAGGTTAAATTACTTGATAAAACCGGGGAAAGACAATAGTAACGAGGAGAATTATGGAAAAGTATTTACTAAAGTTGATAATATTTTACAAAATTATAATGCTGGAATTTTTGTTAGATTTCATTTTGGGCCAACTTTTAAGATAGCCGAAACCATGGATCCTTTTTTGGGTTTAGACGCAAGTGTTAAATCGTTAGGAGCTCACGCAGGATTTAAATATAAATTATCAGATGTAATTGGTTTATATGCGATGTACAATTATAGTTTTTCATCGTCATTTGCAGGAGATACCGATTTAGAAAACGAAAGTTTTATAAATTATTATGGAAAATCCAATGCTGTTTCGGTTGGAGTAACCTTCAATATAGATTATTAA
- the galE gene encoding UDP-glucose 4-epimerase GalE: MKKILVTGGLGYIGSHVVVVLQEAGFDVTIIDDFSNSSIKVLENIFLITGIKPSFFEIDLKDKVKVDTFFKANKIDGIIHFAAYKAVGESVQKPLDYYRNNLEGLLNVLESMEQYQIDNFIFSSSCSVYGQADQMPIIEKTPLKRAESPYGKTKAMGEEIISDFTKAMNKNAISLRYFNPVGSHKSYLLGDKSSGIPNNLLPYITQTASGLREQLIVFGKDYETKDGTAIRDYVDVNDIADAHVLALQYLLHKKNKDKLEFFNLGSGTGSTVLEIIEAFERANNLKIPYTISNRREGDIQEAYADFSKAKEKLHWQPKTSLEISMKTAWEFEKKLKENEFKIPNH; the protein is encoded by the coding sequence ATGAAAAAAATACTTGTTACAGGAGGTTTAGGCTATATTGGATCACACGTTGTTGTCGTTTTGCAAGAAGCAGGATTTGATGTGACAATTATTGATGATTTTTCAAACTCTTCTATAAAAGTTTTAGAGAATATTTTTTTGATTACAGGGATAAAACCAAGTTTTTTTGAAATTGATTTAAAAGATAAAGTAAAAGTTGATACCTTTTTTAAGGCTAATAAAATAGACGGAATTATTCATTTTGCAGCCTATAAAGCTGTTGGTGAGTCGGTGCAAAAACCTCTAGATTATTATCGTAATAATTTAGAAGGATTATTAAATGTGCTTGAATCAATGGAACAATACCAAATTGATAATTTCATTTTTTCGTCATCTTGTTCAGTTTATGGACAAGCAGACCAAATGCCAATTATAGAAAAAACACCTTTGAAGCGCGCAGAATCACCTTATGGTAAAACCAAAGCTATGGGAGAAGAAATCATTTCTGATTTTACCAAAGCGATGAATAAAAATGCGATTTCGTTACGATATTTTAATCCAGTGGGTTCTCACAAAAGCTATTTGTTAGGAGATAAATCAAGCGGGATTCCAAATAATTTGTTGCCTTATATCACACAAACGGCTTCAGGTTTACGAGAACAATTAATAGTTTTTGGAAAGGATTATGAAACCAAAGACGGAACTGCAATTAGAGATTATGTCGATGTTAATGATATTGCAGATGCTCATGTATTAGCACTTCAGTATTTATTACATAAAAAAAATAAAGATAAATTAGAATTTTTTAATCTTGGTTCCGGAACAGGTTCTACAGTACTTGAAATAATTGAAGCATTTGAAAGAGCAAATAATTTAAAAATACCGTATACAATTTCAAACCGACGAGAAGGTGATATTCAAGAAGCTTATGCGGATTTTTCAAAAGCAAAAGAAAAACTTCATTGGCAACCAAAAACGTCATTAGAAATTTCGATGAAAACCGCATGGGAATTTGAAAAGAAATTAAAAGAAAATGAATTCAAAATACCTAATCATTAA
- a CDS encoding succinate dehydrogenase cytochrome b subunit, with the protein MTTTRKLFMSFTGLFLCFFLLIHFLGNTQLFLSPDEAQEKFNWYSNFLTGNAFIKIVSYVLYLSILLHAIYAWIITVKNKKSGGTYKKDSRDRASKWSSRNMGFLGLIILLFLVLHFQNFWYVYKFGSIGLDPWGNKDLYTVVVTAFQQGWLVAIYVVAMIALAYHLAHGISSGIRTLGLFNPKFVKWIQYFGIAYAILICVGFALMPVYIFFTSK; encoded by the coding sequence ATGACCACAACACGTAAACTATTCATGTCTTTTACTGGACTGTTTCTTTGTTTCTTTCTTTTGATACATTTTTTAGGAAACACACAATTATTTTTATCACCTGATGAGGCGCAAGAAAAATTCAATTGGTACTCTAACTTTCTAACAGGAAATGCGTTTATAAAAATCGTTTCCTATGTTTTGTACTTATCAATTCTTTTGCATGCAATTTATGCTTGGATCATTACTGTTAAAAACAAAAAATCAGGTGGTACTTATAAAAAAGACTCCCGTGATAGAGCCAGTAAATGGAGCAGTCGAAATATGGGTTTTCTTGGATTGATAATCTTGTTATTTCTTGTATTGCATTTTCAAAACTTTTGGTATGTCTATAAGTTTGGGTCCATAGGTTTAGATCCTTGGGGTAATAAAGATTTATACACGGTAGTTGTAACTGCTTTTCAACAAGGTTGGCTAGTGGCTATTTATGTTGTTGCAATGATTGCATTAGCTTATCACTTAGCACATGGAATTTCTAGTGGCATAAGAACATTAGGATTATTTAATCCAAAGTTTGTAAAATGGATTCAATATTTTGGAATTGCGTATGCCATACTAATTTGCGTTGGATTTGCTTTAATGCCTGTTTATATATTTTTCACTTCTAAATAG